GCGCGATTCGCTTCGTTCGACTATGAAGTCGCAGGCGGTCCGCCCGAGGATCTTGGCCGGGTGGTCGTCGCCGAAGTCGCCAAATGGCGCAAGCTCATTCAGGATCGAAACCTGAAATTCGATTGAGGATTTTTCTCCATGACCCCTTCCACTCCTACAAGCAGTGCAGCCCCCGACCTGATTCTCAAAGGCGGCCGCGTCGTCGATCCCTCCCAGGACATCGACGCCAAGTTGGACGTCGCGATCAGCGGCCAACGCATCGTGCGGCTCGCGCCCGACATAGAGGCCGGCAACGCGCGTGTCGTCGACGTTAGTGGTACGGTGGTCGCGCCCGGGCTGATCGACCTGCATGTGCACGTCTACCGCCATGTCACCGATTTCGGCCTGCCGACGGACGACGCTGGCATCAATTCCGGCTGCACCACGGTGGTCGACCAAGGCAGCTGCGGGGCGTGGACTTTCGACGGGTTCAAGGCCATCGCCATCGACCCCGCAATAACCGAGACCTTCGTGTTCTTGTCGGTCAACTTGGCCGGCGCGCTGCGCGGATGCAAGG
This genomic interval from Planctomycetia bacterium contains the following:
- a CDS encoding amidohydrolase, yielding MTPSTPTSSAAPDLILKGGRVVDPSQDIDAKLDVAISGQRIVRLAPDIEAGNARVVDVSGTVVAPGLIDLHVHVYRHVTDFGLPTDDAGINSGCTTVVDQGSCGAWTFDGFKAIAIDPAITETFVFLSVNLAGALRGCKGGPFDRNPDYVDTDVMRKFIEKYPHIIRGIKAHGESGSWSNWGDVMLRRAREIADRMH